Proteins from a single region of Weeksella virosa DSM 16922:
- a CDS encoding DUF6046 domain-containing protein, producing the protein MEFDFKELVARAHFDYVGPAFPNWWANNKTKFVLPGLNNVNADQLTGGKYFMTLKLRDSSGKEYSLPNEPLISLSLAKTIVETPTVGKHRRGTVKEYICTEDYNISIRGVCFSDDMARYPAESVSLLNELFAKNEALDVVDSWFFTLFDINKVVLQEIEIDDMVGEQGLQRYTMRAVSDMDFYAEIDEQNYQQQQLLG; encoded by the coding sequence ATGGAATTTGATTTTAAGGAACTTGTCGCACGTGCGCATTTTGATTATGTAGGTCCTGCGTTTCCTAACTGGTGGGCAAATAACAAAACAAAGTTTGTGTTACCAGGACTTAATAATGTGAATGCGGATCAGTTGACAGGTGGCAAGTATTTTATGACTTTAAAGCTTCGTGATTCTTCGGGTAAAGAATACAGCTTGCCCAATGAACCGTTGATTTCGTTATCATTGGCCAAAACCATTGTCGAAACCCCAACAGTTGGCAAACATAGACGTGGAACCGTCAAGGAATATATCTGTACAGAAGATTATAATATCTCTATTCGTGGTGTATGTTTTTCGGACGATATGGCGCGATACCCAGCTGAATCGGTTTCCTTGCTTAACGAATTATTTGCAAAAAACGAAGCCCTGGATGTTGTGGATTCTTGGTTTTTTACGCTGTTTGATATCAATAAGGTTGTATTGCAAGAAATTGAAATTGACGATATGGTAGGTGAACAGGGTTTGCAGCGTTATACCATGCGTGCAGTGAGTGACATGGATTTCTATGCTGAAATCGATGAGCAAAATTATCAACAACAACAATTACTTGGATAA